A window of Cryptomeria japonica chromosome 3, Sugi_1.0, whole genome shotgun sequence contains these coding sequences:
- the LOC131874155 gene encoding uncharacterized protein LOC131874155 has protein sequence MGRLALLKSMDVNGRAEGFAGNLKGRLFAEEDEMVVDLMEEIEKDRQLWEDQAVIERIIGLNWSRKNIILWVEEMWGEWIVIKFISKGFFVVLCENHSERDHILNQENWFVDKNAVYLQPWTPNFNPIPMVVYSCPKWVSLYNLSIEYWGEVFLEKIDRMLGTVLEIDIDDEDDLCKYARLRVAIVRRIPEYITLHSSNGAWRQQMEVEKEIQNCPRCGSKFHGVEECRMFIRKARNPFKRSTQIWR, from the coding sequence atgggGAGACTGGCTCTGCTAAAATCAATGGATGTTAATGGCAGAGCAGAGGGTTTTGCAGGGAATCTGAAAGGGAGGCTTTTTGCAGAAGAAGATGAGATGGTGGTGGATCTCATGGAGGAGATAGAGAAAGATAGACAGCTCTGGGAAGATCAAGCGGTGATTGAAAGGATAATTGGCCTTAACTGGTCAAGGAAAAATATCATACTATGGGTAGAAGAGATGTGGGGTGAATGGATTGTAATCAAATTTATTTCGAAAGGATTTTTTGTGGTGCTTTGTGAAAATCATTCGGAAAGAGATCACATCCTTAATCAGGAGAACTGGTTTGTAGATAAGAATGCGGTGTATCTACAACCTTGGACACCAAATTTTAATCCCATCCCTATGGTAGTTTATTCTTGCCCAAAATGGGTAAGCCTTTATAATTTGTCAATCGAATATTGGGGTGAGGTCTTTCTGGAGAAGATTGACAGGATGCTTGGGACGGTGTTGGAGATTGacattgatgatgaggatgatctaTGTAAGTATGCTAGATTAAGGGTAGCAATAGTCAGGCGTATTCCAGAGTACATCACATTGCATTCATCAAACGGTGCATGGAGGCAGCAGATGGAAGTTGAAAAAGAGATCCAAAATTGTCCGAGATGTGGTAGCAAGTTTCATGGCGTTGAGGAATGTAGAATGTTCATTAGAAAGGCTAGGAACCCTTTCAAGAGATCAACACAAATATGGAGGTGA